From a single Columba livia isolate bColLiv1 breed racing homer chromosome 19, bColLiv1.pat.W.v2, whole genome shotgun sequence genomic region:
- the TMEM203 gene encoding transmembrane protein 203, producing the protein MLFSLRELVQWLGFATFELFLQGLALLAFSVLLVLKVDGQAALSWWLVFVPFFAADGLSTYFTTIVSVRLFQDGEKRLAVLRLFWILTILSLKFVFEMLLCQKLVEQSRELWYGLIMSPVFILLQLLMIRACRVN; encoded by the coding sequence ATGCTGTTCTCGCTGCGGGAGCTGGTGCAGTGGTTGGGCTTCGCCACCTTCGAGCTGTTCCTGCAGGGCCTGGCGCTCCTGGCCTTCTCCGTGCTGCTCGTCCTGAAGGTGGACGGCCAGGCCGCGCTGTCCTGGTGGCTGGTCTTTGTGCCCTTCTTCGCCGCCGACGGGCTCAGCACCTACTTCACCACCATCGTCTCCGTGCGGCTCTTCCAGGACGGGGAGAAGCGGCTGGCGGTGCTGCGGCTCTTCTGGATCCTCACCATCCTCAGCCTCAAGTTTGTCTTCGAGATGCTGCTGTGCCAGAAGCTGGTGGAGCAGAGCCGGGAGCTCTGGTACGGGCTCATCATGTCGCCCGTCTTcatcctcctgcagctgctcatGATCCGGGCCTGCCGGGTGAACTGA